The Dreissena polymorpha isolate Duluth1 chromosome 2, UMN_Dpol_1.0, whole genome shotgun sequence nucleotide sequence tggGTATCTCTAGTAAGTTATTACGGTTTATTTATTAGTCTTCTGTTTCACAGGAAAGCAGCTGTTTTACCTCGCAGACGAAGGCCAGTCACATGGTAAAGGTGCAAATGCTGTGGTCAGCCAGGTTCACCACTACCTCAACACATACGGTCTTGGCGAACAGCATGCTCACTTTCAGCGTGACAACTTttgcggccaaaataaaaacaacatagtcatctggtaccttctgtggagagttcttgtaggtaataacaagcccttagttattgtgtttctgatagctttttttaatgttgagaaattaattaagctaaacctgttgttaaaaatatttgtttgcagtaatgcaattgcaaaatggtaaagcatgttgatatgtagtaaatatgtttaacaaaaattactctggtatcaatcccaaaaggaaaattctcttaaaataatatattcaaatgaGTCAACATTTTTAAGTcagtcaattactacaaaatacatattctaaattgtagcctgaccttttttaataattattttttaacatttcaggtttacacagaatcatcacactaagctttatgttgataagacaTACAAAGTTTACACCAGATTGGCACTTTGGCATCTTGAAGTTAAAGTGGAGGTAAATTCCTTATCACAGTATGGTCTATGTGACCTGCATGATCCTTCTTGATAAACCTTGTTTGCATTTCCATAGGTCTATCCAGTTGCATAGTTCTGCTAtgtaataaaatagaaaaataataaaacataaatcaattaaaaatagtgtgtaggtactttatgtcttgtaacaggaaaataaatattcattttaatagtttcagctgttttattggtatgaaattcttgatatggcaaacaaaatcccatgcaaaatcatccttcaaactttgtagttttctattacaacaacaacaaaaaaataataatttgataacaggaaaactatattttgcaattgtttcttaattaaatggtaatcttgatacagaaacttcaatgcagaaatgttgtCTGATGTCGCTGCGTCTGTGGGGTTATCGTCAAGTACGAGCCACAACATCCGTCAGCTTGACGTTGTCCGTAGAGAATTTCTATATAACTGGTATATGGGTGGAAATTCTGTACATGACTTTTATAATCTGATGAGCAAAAAAGATAATGACACactattgaaattgtgtttgtatgtgtatcatcttttgaacaaaattggatagctgatatatttttaaagtaacataaacacaatgtaatatgttgacatattttagtattaagatgatgtgtataatcttttgaacaaaattgaataaGCTGATATATTCTTAATGTAACATTAACACTatgtaatatgttgacatattttagtattaagatgatgtgttcgcaactacaaacatgtgttatat carries:
- the LOC127868930 gene encoding uncharacterized protein LOC127868930; translated protein: MLKIGKQLFYLADEGQSHGKGANAVVSQVHHYLNTYGLGEQHAHFQRDNFCGQNKNNIVIWYLLWRVLVGLHRIITLSFMLIRHTKFTPDWHFGILKLKWRNFNAEMLSDVAASVGLSSSTSHNIRQLDVVRREFLYNWYMGGNSVHDFYNLMSKKDNDTLLKLCLYVYHLLNKIG